From the Cryptococcus neoformans var. neoformans JEC21 chromosome 6 sequence genome, the window GATTGTGGTATGCTAGATGACCCTCGGGCGAAGAATCTCATTTGGTTCATTTTTGTGAAGGGCAGACACTATAGTGTAGTCGGGAAGCTTTGTGCGAGCCTTACAAATGGAAAGGGCTGGGATCCGATTGCGCAAAGGAAGAGCCCTCAACAGCGTTCGACAGTCTGATTCGTTATCAGTAATCTTCCCAGGTAATCTCTGTGGAACTGAGACCCACATCTTGCTCTCAGCTTGTGGAGAATACGACGACAAGTCTCTTGAAAGTCCTCCAGTTTCCCAATTCGCCCATCGTCAGAACTAGCTGCCTCGAATACTTTTAATATCGTAGTCCAGAGGATCTTGCAGTCTAAAGGAAACCGGGCGAAGCTGTAGATTTCTGCGAATGTACGCAGGTCATGATATATAAGTTGACAGGGAAAGCCGGTGACACTGAGTGACTAATGAACAAGTAATAGAAGCAGAGGCGAAAACGTAGGATTCCCGTTCTTTCAGAGCCGGCTTTCCTGGTAAGAGAATGAGGTCCGCGATGGTGAAAACAACGCAGTGCAAATAAGAATTGCCGAATACGCTTTTAACCGCGACGAGAATTCAAAATTGATAATTTGTGATACAAAACAAGTTAAGGTGTGAAAGAGTGACAATGATAAAAAGCAGTCCCGCGTGACCTCGAGGTAGATGAGCAACGAATATCCTCTGGAGAAGCAAACTGGACTTGAACTCACGAGCAAGGCCAAATTGACAAGTCTATGTGGTAATAATCGTCCGTTCATTGAAAGCTTCCAGAGAGAAGGTAGATTTGGCGTCCATCACCTAGCGAAGCCATTCATAACAAAGCCCAATCCaagagaggaaaaaaaCAGAGAAAGGAACAGGAACCCAAGCCACCACGACAGCAAGACACTTACAtattctttcttccttgacgTCGCTGGGATAAGAGTCAGCATGCGATTGTGACGAGAATGTGTATCCCACTCACCTGAGTTACAGGCACATATTCGTAAGCATAGTCAATCCCCTGTATCCATTTGTCATActccttatccttctccttaccCTTGCTACTATCGCTCCGGTCTGCATTCTGGCCTTGCTCGCCCTCTCCGccaccatcatctgctTGGATCTGGACAGCAGGCAAAGTCAATCTCTTGTTCCCCGCAGCACTGTTTCTGGTTCGTACCTCGCTCTCCGTTCGCTCAGTGTTGGCTGGCTGGCTGGCTGGTGCGAGGATATTGGAGAGGTGCGGCTGctgggaggaggtggaggggtgGCCGTGGGCGGACATGAGCTTTTGTTAATGTTAGTAAATAATAAAAGGTGACACCTCAGCAAATCTTTCTCGAAGGCTAGCAGGCGCACGGACCATCCGACATTTTTAAACACAATCACTCACAGATCACAGTCACTCACACAGATGGCCTGAGCGTGTATTCACAGCGAATGTATTTACAACGATGGTTGATAGACAGCGTGCTGGAGGTGCAGTAGAGATAAACCCCTGCGTCCCTTTCGACGCTCCACTATTCTCCTTTGTGCGGGACGTTGTAAAGAGCGTGGAAAAGTggccgctgctgctttcGCTGTACTACTTTCCGTATTAACCCTTCGCAGTACTCGTCATCAATAATATATACAACCTGCAGCCACAACTTAGGTTTACACCCTCGGGCATAATGGTATTCAGGCTGTTTTTATGGCTGGTAGCTTTTTGTTACATCCCTGTCTAAAACAACGCTAATCATCGCCTGACCGTTACCAGGCACCGAATAAATCAGCACATGCAATCCGTACCAAACCCTAACTCAAACCTTATTATTCTTCATTACATTTTGGCATTACAAATGTATGTAGACATCCAAGGCTAATGAAGGTGGCCGGTGGATGCTTGATGTTTGCTGGGAATTACTACTATACCTGCCACTTATATCAGCTAGTAATTGTCCTCGGCGGTTTGGACTTTATAAATAAAGAATCGTAATTACGCCTTGAATCAAGGGGAATTATTAGCGGTGAccgggaagaagacgggGGAACCTGACGATCTTCTCTTGTTTCATTTATTTCATTAATTAATTTATATAGGATGCGATCTGCGATCTCCCGTTTTCTGTTATTTGACACTTTTTTACGGCTCACGGCTGAACTTTGACTTGGGATCGACAACGTATCTATTTACCTTTCATCAGTCACCTATCATCTGGGCAAACAGgaacaaggacaagagcAGGAGGGGTAGAAAGGCGAGTGGTGAAAAGTGATTGAGAGGCCCACACACAAGTGCCGTTGTCCAGGCTCTGTGGGGTAGTACAAAagtagaagaagggaaaagaagggatcTGCTTGATCTGAAGTCTTAAGTAATtatttcatcttcttcattccccTTCAATCTCGTGCTGTACCATACCGCTCACTCGCTCGTAAAAATTCATCATGGCTATCATCAATTCCGTTCAAGAACCCTACTCGACATGAGCCTCGTATCTTTGTCGAAGTAATACCTCTCGCATCTTACTTTATTCTTATCAATCGGGCAAGCCGTGCGTGACAAAAGGTGTGATGATGACCGACCaacgacaacaacaaatgcACTTACTACtacatttttttttttccttccttaaGCCCCGACATATCTCCTTCAGGACCCAGTAGTCCAGTCGATCAAGTATACCTGACAGATAACAGGATCGGTTACTCATCAGCCACGATCTCAGCATAAACTGTCATCAGCTGTTACTTTGATCCGCCATTTATGGCCTCGTCGACATCACTGGGAAGACATTTCTCGTATTGTTACCATTTGTTATGTTAAGGGATATCATTTTCGTAGCTCGGCCAATGCAATACTGCACCATAAAGAACTAATGACAGTAAATATGCATATCTTCCATATCAGCACATGAGTTTATCATTATTTTAGCTAtgttggatgaaggagatggacaaCAAATGAATTACGCGCAGCGCAGAGTATACGTATATTATCAGCGACCATTGATTGTTCTTGGCGCCGGATCATTTGTACAAATTATACATACGCTCACGCGCTCATCTTTTTTCGTCGCATAGCGATGTTTGCACTGCCTGTCCTTTGTCGCTATACAGAACACTCTCATTCTCGTTTGCTTATCTTTCTACATACCGCTTGTTCTATGCCGTTAGTATAGCTGAGTAAAGCCAACAAGTCAGTCTCATCTTGAGTGAGCAAAAGAATTGATCAATGCAATCAAGTCCATGCGTTACTGTACAGGCACAAACCTTTCGGCTAAGTACATTATGCGGATACGCCGTCCTCCATTCCCATGTTTATTCTACCATATCACCAACCAAATCATCCTCTGCCCCATCAGGCACATACTTCTTGTCCCCCAAAATCTCAGCCGCCTGGAATGCACTGGGTGATCGAGTCCCTTCCggaagctcttcttcttgtgtatctcttctctccaccttGTGCCAGCCTTCGTCATTTGTGAGTGGCTTGCCGGACGCATCGGCTGGGACGTAGCTGACCACATACCCGAGCTTGCCAGGGGGGTTAGCGCCGAGACAGTGGAGGCAGGTAAGTTCGGGGTATGCAACATATGCCTGGGGCTGGCGGGTTTTGCTGGTAGATGTGGATGGAGGTTGGGGTGTGGATTGGCTGGGTcgggattgggattgggattggggGTGTGATTGGGGATGGGACTGATCGTCGAGGGAAAGGCTCGACAACTTATCAGAGCTATGGAGAAATTAGACATGGCCAGTTGAAAAGCAGAGTTAAGCTCACTTGGTATTTGAGACTTGAGGCGAAGGCAACCATGGTCTGAGAGCTTGATTAGAATCAATGCTAGCACTGTTGAACCCTTGAGAGGGGTTGAACGAAGGATGCCAAATGATGGTGGGGAATGTGGAAGTAGGGTTAGGTTGGGATGACATGTTGTACGTGATTCTTGCGGTGTGATCGAATATTTTGTCCGGTGGGACGCACCTCGGTCAGAAACTCACTTCTTTAtatatcttcttcacttcccCGTCGCCGGCTGAAATATCACATGACCATACAACGTATACACAAACAATATCCCATCGCTAAGCGAGAATATCCCATACCTAACGTGCTTTTTCGAATGTCCAACTCGCACTGAGACTATACACAGTCGTCTGACGCGTTCTCTGTCGATCTTGTTCGAAATAGCATTGTCTAGAATGTGCTGGAACGTGGTCGATGGGTCATCTCTTTAAATTTTCACGGCTAAAGCACAGCTCGTGCTGGCCCATGCTCTAAAGACGGAACGGCGCCAAGAGCAAAACCCGTGATTCCGGTAAGGAAATGGGAAACGTGGTAGAGGCGATTAGGCAGATTGCGTCATTTCGAACATCTCATCTGGCGTCTGACTCCGCTTTGTAAGGCGATGATTTCGTATGCGCGGATGGAAGGTGGAAATGATTTCGAACTCCTTTTCGAATACCTTGTTCCGAGATGATGGGAAAATAGAAAGGCTGAGTCAGGCGGGTAATGCCCGCAGGGCGCCAAGAAGCGTTCTCGTCGGGTAATTcgggaaagaagagccGGTCGAatgaggtggaggtggtcCAAAATCTTATTTATTGATGAATGAGCGACTTCCAATAATATTTGTTTCGATGAGTCGCAATGGTGCAGTGTCTGCCTCCTTTTTTGGCAATCTAATTGTTCATACATGACTTTGTGTGCTCTGGATGCACAACATACAATAGCACACATGAGTCGAAAAAGTGTCAAGAAACGTATTCACTCATGCGCCATCTTCCGCGGATATGGTGGTCACCTGCTGTCGTCATCACTCATCCatcagaagaaaaaaagccGGAAGCTTCCCCCGGAGGTTATACAGCAGTCCAGTCATTTTCCCACGATGACTTGTCGTATCCAAAAGGCGCCACTCTTGTTGTAATACTAGTTGTTTGTTGCATAAGAAGAAAGAACCAGGAAACAGATGTATAAAGAAGAACCACAACGTCCCTTCACGTCCCTGATCTGTCCTTCCTGCTGCGACCACACATCCACCTAGGCACCCTGTTGTTCACACGTTCTCGCTAACTCCAACAACTATCAGTTCCTTCCTGATAAGATTGCCCTCAAAATAATACATGGATTATACCACATATCCATGCTAATTTTGGTACGTTACAAGGATATTTATTCACAAGCATCTGCTAACACTTATTATAGATTTCTTCCCTTAGAGCTATGACAACAAATTCAAATTATGCCCTTCACAAAGCTACACCAACTGACTGGCTCGCACTCCTGGGCACCTGGTCAGTCTGGATTTTCTTCGTGCTTTCAGTATTCTTGTGTCCCAAACCTAATTTCTCCTTTGCAACTTCTTTCCAATCGCTCACAGTCTCTCCCACTGTATACTCTCTTTCCCAAacttttccatttccttgACCCCACAGGAatccatcctcatcttcttgctcaCCTCCCAGCCGACCATTATAAGGCTCTCTGACATCAGCGATCTCAACCCATTTGCCATTGACAAGCCTCCATTTATCTTGATCCTcctttctcatctctcccaAGCCGGGTAAGAGCGAAAATCGTTTCTCCCTGACTTCCTTTGGCCCGTTTTCAAAGACATCGTCACCCAAGACTTCGCGGGCAGTGGCCTCGTCGACTTCGTGCCATTTATTATCCACGGCGGAGAATATACGGTGTTTGGTGGGCTGGGTAGTGGGATTAGGATCTTCGACTGGGAGAATTCTAGGGCTAGGACGATGTAAGCAAAGCTTGAGGACAACTCTTCAAGAGTAAACTCACTACTCGTGGTAAACATGGATCTCTCGATCTATATTAGTAGCATACTCGGTATGCACCTGAGGTCGGATGTGCTCCTATAGTTCAATCAGCGCATGAGATAACCACCATGAAATAAACTACTCACTTTGACGACAGGCTCCAACCATCTCGTATTCGTTTCAATTGTGTCCGCCTTACCCACAAGATCCTTCATTCCAGCCTTTACAAACACCTCGTAACCCTCTTCAGTCAAAGGCTGACTCTCCTTAGCTCTTGCCGAACATCCCGCCTCAATCTTATCATTCAATTCAGCACGGTGCTGCTCCAGGACATCGAgacttcttccttctctctcttgtTTACTTGCTGTTGTGATTGCGTTGTCGGCCGGAGTTGCCGAGGTGGTCGTGGTTGGGACGGAAGTTGAAGTCGCGGAAGTCACGTTTCTAGCAAGAGCACCCGTTGCGGGATTTGCGGTGATAGCATTTGGAGCTGCATCTACTCCAGTAGGCGTAATACCTCTCTCAAGAGACGCACCCTCCACAGCTCGGGCAGTAGTATCACTAGGGGCTAGTGAGGCGGCATCAGCCATAGGTGTCGAGAAGGCTGTAGCATACGTCGAAGTTCCGGTAGAG encodes:
- a CDS encoding expressed protein, translating into MSSQPNPTSTFPTIIWHPSFNPSQGFNSASIDSNQALRPWLPSPQVSNTNSDKLSSLSLDDQSHPQSHPQSQSQSRPSQSTPQPPSTSTSKTRQPQAYVAYPELTCLHCLGANPPGKLGYVVSYVPADASGKPLTNDEGWHKVERRDTQEEELPEGTRSPSAFQAAEILGDKKYVPDGAEDDLVGDMVE